A stretch of DNA from Desulfallas thermosapovorans DSM 6562:
GGGAGATACTGGAGCTGCTGCTGGACGCCGGAGTTAATGTGAACGCGGCCAGTGAGGACGGTGTTACTCCGCTGATGGCGGCTGCCCATCAAGGGCACACCGCTGTGGTGAAATTGCTGCTGGCCAGGGGAGCCGGTGTGCATGCCACCAGCAACAGCGGGTTGACGGCGCTGTTACTGGCCCAGGATAATGGAAACCCGGAGGTAATCCGGCTGCTCAGAGATGCCGGGGCCGGGAAGTAAAATAGGTTACCGGAGTAAGCATTGCTTTTATGAACTGGCCCCAAAGCCTGCTATCCATTATGGGGTACCTGAAAAGCCCTGTCATTGCCGGTCCGGGCAACTGTGCCGGCCGGCCTTTGGGGTGCTTGCGCAGGTGCCCGGTGTTGAAAGGTAATGAATAGACCACAGGAACAGTGCCTGTGGTCTTTATTTTGATCAGCGAAGAATTAATGGCATGCTGGTTAAGCCCGGTTGCTCCGGGCGATGATTTCCTGCATTATTTCATTGTTGATTTGATCGAACTCTTCCCGGGTGTTGATTTTTCTTTCCCTCAGGCGCCTGTTCAGCAGGTAGTCGTAAATCGCCTGGTGCACGGCCTTGATGGCCAGCAGGGAGCAGTGTTTTTTCTTCTCGGGCAGCCCGCCCAGGTACTCCACCACATCATCATCGTTTAATTGCAGAGCATAATTGATATCCTTGCCCCGGGTCATTTCAGTGACCACGCTGGAAGTGGCTATGGCCCCGGCACAGCCGTACACCCGGAATTTTATATCCTCTATGACATCCTTTTCTATGCGCAGGGTTATTTCACAAATATCACCGCAGCCGGCTTCACCCACCTTGCCGTAGCCGTTGTTGTTTTCCACCACCCCCACATTACGGGGATTTTCAAAATGGTCCAGGGTCAATTCGTTATATTCCAGTACAGACATGATAGTTCACCTCATTTACTTAGTGTTGCCTCAATTATACAACCTTTCGACTAATTATGAAATATGTTTCATTACTTCTATACATAAGTGTGTTATCCCGGGAGGGCTTACCTTTGGCATTAGGAGATCTATGTTGCCAGTGCGGTACCACCGGAGGATAAAACCACCTGACGCTATTATCAGGATAGAAAACGCTTTCTCCAGGCCGGAAATAAATTCCGGGCTGCACACAAGGGAGAATTTTTTGCCGTTGCCTGGTGTGATATAATTTAGCGGGGTGAGATTATGCAATTTGAATTAAAATCCTCCTATGAACCCCGGGGTGACCAGCCCCGGGCCATCAATGAGCTGGTGGAGGGGCTCGGTGACGGTTTGAAACACCAGACCCTGCTGGGTGTGACCGGCAGCGGCAAGACATACACCATGGCCCAGGTGATCCAGCGGGTACAGCGGCCCGCGCTGGTGCTGGCCCATAACAAAACGCTGGCTGCCCAGCTGTGCAGCGAGTTCAAGGAATTTTTTCCCCATAACGCGGTGGAATATTTCGTGAGTTATTACGACTACTACCAGCCCGAGGCCTATATTCCCCACACCGACACGTATATTGAAAAGGATTCCTCGGTGAACGACGAGATAGACAAACTGCGCCACTCGGCCACCTGCGCCCTGTTTGAGCGCCGGGACGTGATTATTGTGGCCAGCGTGTCCTGCATCTACGGCCTGGGTGACCCCGAGCAGTACAGCACCCTGGTGCTGTCGCTGCGCCGGGGCAAGGAATACGACCGGGATGCCGTGCTGCGCCGGCTGGTGGATATCCAGTACGAGCGCAACGATGTCAACTTCACCCGGGGTACTTTCCGGGTGCGGGGCGATGTGGTGGAAATATTCCCGGCGGGCAATTCGGAGCAGGCCATCCGGGTGGACTTCTTCGGGGACGAAGTGGAGCGGTTGCTGGAATTCGATGTGCTTACCGGGGAGATCACCGGGGAGCGGCAGCACGTTTCAGTTTTCCCGGCCAGCCACTACACCGTTTCCCGGGAGCGTATGGAAATTGCCATCGCCAGTATTGAAGAAGAGCTGGAGCAGCGCCTGGCCGAGCTGCGGGGGCGGGATAAGCTGCTGGAAGCCCAGCGGCTGGAACAGCGCACCCGGTATGATATAGAAATGATGCGGGAGATGGGCTTTTGCAGCGGTATCGAGAATTATTCCCGTCACCTTACCGGGCGGCAGCCCGGGCAGCCCCCGTACACGCTGCTGGATTATTTCCCGGATGATTTTATCATGTTTATCGACGAATCCCACGTCAGCATCCCCCAGGTGCGGGCCATGTACGCCGGGGATCGCTCCCGCAAAGAGTCGCTGGTGGAGCATGGTTTCCGGCTGCCCTCGGCCTTCGACAACCGCCCCCTCACCTTCGAAGAGTTTGAGGAGCGGCTGGGCCAGGTGATTTACGTGTCCGCCACCCCCGGTCCCTATGAGCTGGAGCACAGCGGCCAGGTGGTGGAGCAAATTATCCGCCCCACCGGCCTGGTGGACCCGGAACTGTTCGTACGGCCCACCCGGGGCCAGATTGACGACCTCATCAGTGAGATCAACCGGCGGGTGACCAGGCGGGAGCGGGTGCTGGTCACCACCTTGACCAAGAAAATGGCCGAGGACCTCACCGACTACCTGCGGGAATCGGGCATAAAGGTGCGCTATATGCACTCGGAGGTGCATACCATTGAACGGATGGAGATTATCCGGGATTTACGGTTGGGTACCTTTGACGTGCTGGTGGGTATCAACCTGCTGCGGGAAGGCCTGGACCTGCCCGAGGTGAGCCTGGTGGCCATACTGGATGCCGACAAGGAGGGCTACCTGCGCTCCGAGCGCTCGCTGATCCAGACCATCGGACGGGCGGCCCGCAACGTAAACGGCCAGGTGATCATGTACGCCGACAAAATCACCGATTCCATGGACAAAGCCATCAAGGAAACCGAACGCCGCCGCAAACTGCAGACTGAGTACAACCTGGCCCACGGCATCACGCCCCAAACCGTGCGCAAAGCGGTGCATGAGGTGATCGAAGCCACCAAAGTGGCCGAGACACCGGCGGTTTACGATGCCGCCATCGAAGCCAAAAAGGGCAAGCTGAGCAAGAAGGAAATCAAAAAACTGCTGGCCCGGCTGGAAAAGGAAATGCAGGAAGCCGCCCGCCGCCTGGAATTCGAACAGGCCGCCCAGCTCCGCGACGCCATCATCGAATTAAGGGGTCAGGCTTAAAGTTTGTTAAAGTAACTGTAAAATCAATATATTGGCAGTATCCCTTGATTCCAGAAAATTCCTCTGGTATAGTAAGGAAATAAGTAAGGATATAAGCTGCGTAATTTTACTATTGTGCTCTAAACTGCTATTGTGCTCTAACCCGCAGCTTGTTACCGGTAATGCTGTAATGGATAACCAGGCTTAGAAGGGAAAACCGGAGGAAAGGGGAGTTTTACCTTGCAGGCGGAAATGGTGAAGCTTACCAGCAAAGGACAGCTTACTTTGCCCAAGGAGTACCGGGATAAATTACGTTTGGATAAGGGGTCCAACCTGGCTGTTACCATCAAGGGAGACACGCTGCTGCTTAAGAAGGTTTATGATATTGCCCCTTTGAGCGAAAACGATCCCGTCTGGGATATGGTGGGAATCTTTGAGGACTGCAGCCGGGCCGCTGCAGTTTCCGTGGAACATGACCGCTGCGTGGCGGATGGGGAGTTGGGCTGATGGAGAAGATACTGGTGGATTCGGGGGCGATATTCGCCCTGCTTTGCCGGGATGATCAAAACCACCGGGCGGCGGTGGCCGTTCTGCGGAAAATGCAAAGCCGGCGGGCATTGCCGGTGCTGACCAATTATATACTGGCGGAAACCCACGCGCTGCTGGCCGCCCGCCTGGGGGCGGACGCGGCCAGGATGTGGGTGCGCAGTAATATCTGGCCGGTGGAACAGGCCGCCCGGGCGGATGAAAAACGGGCCATGGAAATACTGCTGTCCGGCCGGGGCGGGGAATGTACCCTTACCGACGCGGTTAGCTTTGCGGTGATGGAGCGGCTGGAAATGGATACGGCCTTCACCTTTGATATGAATTTTACCAGCTACGGGTTTAAAACGGCGGTGCCGGCTTAACCGCTTTGACCCGTTCCCGCCCGGTCACAACCCGTCCCCTTCGCGATGGCACAGCACTCTAAAGGGATGATACCCTTTTTCGAATATCAAACCTTTTTAATTTCCCGTTTACAAACCATCAGGTAACTTAACAGCAGCATGCCCACCGCCGTCAAATAGGGATGAATAATGACCATTTGAGTCTGAAACAAAGTCAGCAGGGCCAGTAAAAACCCGGCCGCGGTTATGGGCATGCCGACAAACACGTCTTGATAGTTCAGGATATTAAAGCGGGCCAGCCTGTAGGCGCCGCAGGTAACAAATATTACCGTCATGAAAAAGCCCAGGACAATGGTATCGGTGAAACTGAGCAGAAAAATACTGATGGCCGGGGCCAAACCGAAGGTTATCACATCGGCCAGTGAATCCAGTTGTTTGCCCATTTCGCTGGTTACCCGGTATTTGCGGGCCACATGGCCGTCCAGGCGGTCAAAGATGGCGCCGATGATGATCAATAGCCCGGCCAGGGTAAAATTACCGAAGGAAGCGGTTATAATGGAACTTAAACCCATGGTAATGTTGCACAGGGTTAAAGCGTTAGGCAGTTGGGTTATGGGCGAATTATCGTTATCATTAATCATTTTTTAACAACTCCTATTACAGTTATCCCCGCCTGTACCTTCTGGCCGGTTTGCACCGTTATTTGGGTGCTGGCCGGTACAATTATTTCCGTGCAGGAGCCGAATTTAATCAGCCCGAAAACCTGCCCCTGCTCCAGGTAGTCACCTTTTCGATTGTAAAATACGATGCGCCTGGCCACAAAGCCGGTGATTTGGTGGACCAGCACCTTGGTGTACTCGTTTTCTATACCCAGGGTGTTTCTTTCGTTAATTTCGGATGCATGACTTTTAAAGGCGGGCAGGTATTTGCCCGGCCTGTATGAGGTGTAGGTGATTCTACCGCTCAGCGGGCTCCGGTTGATGTGTACATTGAAGAGGGATAAAAATACGCTTATTTTTATCGCCCTGCCTTTGATAAAAGTGTCCTCTTGGATTTCTTGGATGGATTGTACCGTGCCGTCGGCCGCGGATAGAATATGATTGGCATTGGGAGTAATTTGCCTGGGGGGATTGCGGAAAAAGAATATGACAAATAGTAGTACCAGCAACGGTGGAATGGCTAATAAGGGTTTAAGGATATATAGAATCAGGCTCAGTAATGCTAAAAGAGCTAAATATGGAATGCATTCCCTGGCTAACATGCCTTTTACAGTCCCTCCGCTTAATATATTATACAAATGACCGGTGGTATTTGCCCTTTTTAGCCGGCCCAGTGTTATAATCATTGATACATCAAATGTTATGTTTACTAATTGTACCATAACACTGCATAATTTGATGTAGTAAAATGTTCTAGAGATTATTTTTTTTATCGACCCATTGCGCCCGGGCAGGTTGACAAATCATTTAACCCGCCTGGCGGGCCGGGTGATTTTTATATGTACGGAGGCTTTTTATGCAGGACAAAATTGTGGTCCGGGGCGCCCGCGCCCATAACCTGAAGAATATCAACGTGGAAATACCCCGGGACAAGCTGGTGGTGATCACCGGGTTGTCGGGGTCGGGCAAGTCCTCCCTGGCCTTTGATACCATTTACGCCGAGGGCCAGCGCCGTTATGTGGAGTCGCTGTCGGCCTACGCCCGGCAGTTTTTGGGGCAGATGAGCAAGCCCGATGTGGATTATATCGAGGGGCTGTCTCCGGCCATTTCCATTGACCAGAAGACCACCAGCCATAATCCCCGCTCCACCGTGGGTACTGTCACCGAAATTTACGATTACCTGCGGCTGCTCTTCGCCCGGGCCGGTCGGCCCCACTGTCCCAAATGCGGCAAGCCCATTACCCGGCAAACGGTGCAGCAAATTGTGGATCAGCTGCTGGCCATGCCCGAGGGAACCCGGCTACAGCTTTTAGCCCCGGTGGTGCGGGGCAAAAAGGGCGAGCATGTCAAGCTGCTGGAGGGAATCCGCCGGGAGGGGTTCGTCCGGGTGCGGGTGGACGGCGCAGTGCTGGATGTTAATGAGGAAATCAAACTGGATAAAAATAAAAAGCACACTATTGAAATCGTGGTAGACCGGGTGGTGATCCGCCCGGGCTCGGCCAAGCGGCTGGCCGACTCGCTGGAGACCGCCCTCAAACACGGGGCCGGGCTGGCCGTGGCTGCCGTGGTGGACGGGGAGGAAATTGTATTCAGCGAAAACTTTGCCTGTACCGATTGCGGTATCAGTATCAGCGAAATTGCTCCGCGGCTGTTTTCCTTCAACAGCCCCTTCGGAGCCTGCCCGGAATGCACCGGGCTGGGGTTTAAAATGGAGTTGGACCCGGATTTGGTGATACCCGACAAAAGCTTGTCGGTGCACCAGGGGGCCATTGAACCCTGGATGAAAAGTTTAAACGGTATGCGTTACCTGGAGGCTGTGGCCCGGCATTACGGGTTTGACCTGGACACCCCGGTGGGGGAGATGGACCCGGCCCATTTGGACAAGCTATTGTATGGTACCGGCAAGGAGATTATCAAACTGACTTTGATCAATTCAATGGGTATGGAACACAGCTACCGGTTGCCCTTCGAGGGGGTAATGAACAACCTGAACCGCCGTTACCGGGAAACCAACTCGGATTACATGCGGGAGGAAATCGAGCAGTATATGAGCACCCGCCCCTGCCCCGTGTGCCGCGGGGCGCGGCTCAAGCCCGAGGCGCTGGCGGTGAAGGTGGGCGGGCTGTCCATCAACCAGGTGGCCGCCATGCCGGTGCTGGAGTTGCGCGGCTTTTTGCAGGAGCTGGAATTGAGCGAGCGGGAGCGGTTCATTGCCCGGCAGGTATTAAAGGAAATTGATGCCCGGCTGGGGTTTTTGATCAACGTGGGCTTGGATTACCTGACTTTGGACCGGGCTGCGGGTACGCTGTCCGGCGGGGAGGCCCAGCGTATCCGGCTGGCCACCCAGATTGGCAGCGGGCTGGTGGGGGTACTGTATATTTTGGACGAGCCCAGCATCGGGCTGCACCAGCGGGATAACCGGCGGCTGTTGGATGCTTTGGAGCGGCTGCGGGATTTGGGCAATACGCTGATTGTGGTGGAACACGACGAGGAGACCATCTATGCTGCGGATCACATTATCGACATCGGGCCCGGTGCCGGGGAGCACGGCGGCCGTTTGGTGGCCTGCGGCACGGTGCAGGATATCATGGAAGCACCCGAATCCATTACAGGCCAGTATTTGAGCGGTAAAAAGTTTATCCCGGTGCCCGCGGCGCGCCGGCAGCCCAACGGTAAATCGATTACCGTGGTGGGGGCCGTCGAGCATAACTTGAAAAATATCGACGTGACCTTTCCCCTGGGACTGTTTATCTGTGTCACCGGGGTATCGGGTTCGGGCAAAAGCACCCTGGTGAATGAGATTTTATATAAAAAGCTGGCCCAGGAGCTGCACCGGGCCAAGGCCAAGCCCGGGGCTTGCCGGGAAATCCGGGGCCTGGAGCACCTGGACAAGGTGATCGATGTGAACCAGGCGCCCATCGGGCGCACGCCCCGCTCCAACCCGGCCACATACACCGGGGTGTTTACCGATATCCGGGATCTGTACTCCCAAACCCCCGAAGCCCGGGCCCGGGGCTACAAGCCGGGGCGGTTCAGCTTCAACGTCAAGGGGGGCCGGTGCGAGGCCTGCCGGGGGGACGGGATTATTAAAATAGAAATGCACTTTTTGCCCGATGTGTACGTGCCCTGCGAGGTGTGCAAGGGCAAGCGGTATAACCGGGAGACACTGGAGGTCAGGTACAAGGGCAAAACCATTGCCGACGTGCTGAATATGACGGTGGAGCAGGCCCTGGAATTTTTCCAGCATCTGCCAAAGATCAAGCGCAAGCTGCAGACATTGTTTGATGTGGGGCTGGGGTACATCCGCCTGGGCCAGCCCGCCACGGAGCTGTCCGGCGGTGAGGCCCAGCGGGTCAAGCTGGCCACTGAGCTGTCCCGGCGCTCCAACGGCAAAACGCTGTACATCCTGGACGAGCCCACCACCGGCCTGCATATCGCCGACATCCACCGGCTGCTCAACGTACTGCACCGCCTGGTGGACGCCGGAGACACCGTGCTGGTGATTGAGCACAACCTGGACGTGATCAAAACCGCCGACTACATCATCGACCTGGGCCCCGAGGGCGGCCACCGGGGGGGCGAAGTTGTGGCCACCGGCACCCCCGAGGAGGTGGCCCAGTCCACCACCTCCCACACCGCCCGCTTTTTAAGGGGTCAGGCTTAAGGTAGGGTAAAGAGGGGGAAGAGAAGGTGCTGGAATGAAGGATAAACTGGCTCAACTGCCCGAGAGCCCGGGGGTATACCTGTTTCGGGATGGCGGGGGGCAAATTATATACGTGGGCAAGGCGGTATCGCTGAAAAACCGGGTGCGTTCTTACTTTACCACGGCAGCGCAGCGCCAGCCCAAGGTGCGGGCCATGATGGAGCGGGCCAGGGATTTCGAGTATATCACCACCGATTCCGAGGTGGAGGCCCTGATCCTGGAATCCAATTTAATCAAGGAGCACCGTCCCCGGTATAATATCTTTCTCAAGGACGATAAAAGTTACCCCTACATCAAGGTAACCACCAGCGAGCAATTCCCCAGGGTGTTTATTACCCGGCGGGTGGTCAAGGACGGAGCCCGTTATTTCGGCCCCTACACCCAGGTGGGGGCGGTGCACGAAACGTTGCGACTGTTGAAGCGGATTTTCCCGCTGCGCACCTGTAAGCAAAAGGTGCTGGCGCCCCGCAGCCGGCCCTGCCTTAACCAGCATATCAAGCGCTGCCTGGGGCCCTGCTGCAATCTGGTCACTCCCCAGGAGTATCGCCAGGTGGTGGACGGGGTGCTGCAGTTCCTGGAGGGCAAGCAGGAGGATTTGGTACACTCGCTGCGCCGGCGTATGGAAGAGGCGGCATCCGCCCTGGAGTTTGAGCGGGCTGCGGAGTTGCGGGATCAACTGCAGGCCGTGGAGAAGGTGATGGAGCGGCAGAAGATAGTGGCTGCCGACTTAAACGACCGGGATGTGCTGGCCATGGCCCGGGGCCGGGATGAAGCCTGTGTAATGGTGTTCTTCGTGCGGGGCGGCAAGCTTATCGGGCGGGAGCACTTTATGGTGGACGGCACCGGGGATATGGGCCGGGATGAGGTTATTACCGGGTTCATTAAACAATATTACCTGCAGGCCGAGTTTATCCCCCGGGAGGTGCTGGTGGAGGATATTTTGAGCGGGGAGATAGAGGTGCTGGAACACTGGCTTTCCGAGAAGCGGGGCGGGCGGGTTTATATAGCCCGGCCCCGGCGGGGGGATAAAAAGCGACTGGTGGACCTGGCGGGCCGTAATGCCCTGCTGGTGCTGCAGGAGGTGGAGTCCGGGCGGGCGGCCCGGAAGGATGAACTGCAGAAGGCTTTGGAGCAATTGGCCGCCGCCCTGGGTTTAAAGGGGCCGCCCCTGCGCATGGAGTGCTATGACATATCCAACATCCAGGGCGCCGAACCGGTGGCCTCCATGGTGGTGTTCGAGGAGGGTAAACCGGCGCCCCAACAGTACCGGCGGTTTAAAATAAAAACCGTCACCGGGCCGGATGACTTTGCTTCGATGCGGGAGGTGTTGAACCGGCGTCTGGCCCGGGGCCGGGAGGAGCGGGAACTGGTGAACACCGGGCAGATGTCGGGCCGGGACGCCAAATTCCACCGGTTTCCGGATTTGCTGGTGGTGGACGGCGGCAAGGGACAGCTTTCCTCGGCGGTGGCGGCCATGGAGGAACAGGGCTGCGGGCATATACCCGTTTGCGGGCTGGCCAAGGAGGAGGAATTGATCTTCCTGCCCGGCCGATCCGAGCCCGTGCGTTTGCCCGGAGACGCCCCGGCTTTGAAAATGTTGCAGCGGCTGCGGGACGAAGCGCACCGGTTCGCCGTCACTTATCACCGCAACCTGCGGGGCAAGCGCAATCTCAAATCCATGCTGGAGGAAATTGAGGGTATCGGTGCGGTGCGCCGCCGGGAACTGCTCAAGGCCTTCGGCTCGGTGGAAAAAATCAAAGCCGCCGCAGTGGAAGAGCTGGCCGCAATACCGGGGATGAACCACCGGGCGGCCCGGGCGGTGTACGATTTTTTCCGGGAGTGAAAACCCCTTCCGCTTACAGAAGCGGCAGTCCCCTGAATCGGGTTATGATAGAGGGGCTAAGGGATGCAAACCTTCCCGGTTGCCGTTTTAAAAACAACCAAAAAAGGGGGTGTAAAGCCTGGTTTCCCGGCAGCCTTACGGAAAACAGCCGCTGGCATGGGGTTTAGTTTAGATTTAACCCCTCGACGTAATGCCCCGCGCTAAAGCGCGGCAAGGTACACGCAGCGAATGTGCTGTTGTTTTGGAAACCAGGCTTGTAAATTGAGCAACTGCAAATACAAATTATTGGCCGTCGACCTGGACGATACCCTGCTGGATTCCCGTTTAACGGTGCCCGGAGGTTCCCGCCGGGCCGTTGAGCAAGCCCGGCGGGCCGGGGTGCGGGTGACCCTGGCCACGGGGCGGATGTTTTGCTCGGCGCTGCCCTACGCCCGGGAGTTGGGGGTTGAGGATTATTTAATGACTTACCAGGGGGCGCTGGTGAAGCATTCGGTGACCGGTGATGTTTTGTTTCACCGCCCGGTACCCCTGGATTTGGCCCGGGAAGTGATCCAGTTGGTTGAACGGTATGGTTATCATATCAATATATACCTGGATGACACGCCATACATAGCCCGGCGGACCAGGGAAAGCGACCTTTATACCGCCATTTCCCGCATTCCCATGGAAGAGGTGGGGGATCTAACAGCCTTTCTCCGGGAGCGCGGCCAGGACCCCACCAAAATAGTGGTGGTTGCCCGGGAGGAATTGATTGATAATTTGCTTGCCGAGGTGCAGCCCCTGTTCGGGGATAAACTACATATTACCAAATCCAAACCCAATTTTCTGGAGTTTTCCCACCCGCTGGGCAACAAGGGCGATGCCCTGGCAGCGGTGGCCGGGTACTATGGCGTGGCCCGGGAGGAGATTATTGCGGTGGGGGACGGTTACAATGACCTGGAAATGCTGGATTATGCCGGTTTAGGTGTGGTGGTGGGCAATGCCCGGCCGGAAATCAAGGAGCGGGCGGATTACGTCTGCCGCTCCAATGATGAATGCGGGGTGGCCGAGGTGGTGGAGAAGTTTATTTTAGCCGGGTGATTATCCGTAACAAAAGTGCCGCAATTTTTGATGCGGCACTTTTAAAGAAGCGTTGCATGTGCAAGAAACGGGCTGTACCGGGCAGCCTGTTTCCGTGGTAGATATTGTCGTCTGATGTTGCCGATTAGTATCGACTCATGTCGATAAGTTTAATAAACTTTAAGCCTGACCCCGGGCGATTGTTTTGAATAGTTGCCAGTCATCCGGGTTGACGCGGGTGCCGCGCCGGGCCACCAGTGCATTGGCGGGGTGATCCAGGACATCATACAATCTGGTAAAACAGGGGTAAAAGTTGACCTGCCGGATCAGCCTATCCATCATGCTCCGGTATTGCCACACGTTTAAACCGCTGCTTTGCAGATCCCAGTTGCGGAAACATTCCAGGCCGATGACGATAAAGTCTTCCCAGAATTCGTCGTGGAAAATGAATTGCAGAAGTGTGCTGGCCACGTGGTGGCTTCTCCATTCCCTGGCCACCTCGATGCCGCCCATCTCAATAATCCCGGGGTGACTGTGCCAGCAGGAGCAACTATCCGGCGGGTGAAAGGTGACATAACCCACAATGGTGTCATTATTATGGGCCACATATACCAGCCCGCGGGGCAGGCCGGTGATATACACCAGGGACCGCAGCTGCGCCGCCGGTGGACGAAAACTGTCCATCCGCCCGCTGAGCCGCATGCGGTTTAATATTTCTCCCGTCACCGGTCCCCGGATAACCACTTCTCCCCTGGAGGTAGCAACGGCTTGATACCGGCTACCTAAACAGTCCGCGTAATTTTCGGTGTTGGTTATGTTATCAATGGCATTTGGAATTAACATAGACCAAACCTTCTTTACTGTTTTATTAAAATATACAGGGGGCATCCGGTCTTTAGCGCCCGGGATGAAGATTTGTAATATAGTCAGTTGCCCGAAGGGGCATGGGGTGCATAAAGTCCTTCCCCCAGACAACGGTGAAAATCCACCACCATTTCAATCATTTCCGTGCTGGATATTTCCTTTAGAACCACCCACTTGTGAACTGCGTATTTGATCATGGCCAGTATGGAATGGCAGATGGGGTCAAGGGGGAGATCTTTGAAATACCCGTGCTTTATTCCGTAGGCAATGTTTTGGTGCACGAACCAGAGATACCTGTCGTCAAACTCTTTTAAAATTTTATCCACCGCTTCGCTCAGTCCCGCCACCCGGCTGTAAATTTCAGACAGCTCGGGGTTTTGGGCAAAAACCTCCATAATTACCCGCTTGCTTTCCACAAAACGCTTGTGTACATCCTGTTCCTGTTTGAAGTAACGGTTTACCTGGTCGATAATGTGATCCAGAAAATCCAACAGCAATGTATTCAGCAGGTCTTCCTTGTCTTTGAAGTAACGGTAAAAGGTACTGGTGCCATAACCCGAGGCATCGATAATATCGCGCACCGGGGTATTCATGTAACCCTTTTGGACAAATATCTTCACCGCGCAGCTCAGAATATTCTGTCTTTTTTCCTCCATTTGGCTGATAACCTTTTCCGACTTGACAGGTCCCATGATGTTGGACATCGCTCCTTGCAGGTGGGTGGTATTGGTTTAAATACAGACGGAATATTCCTTCCATTTTTATAACAATACTCTTATTTTGCCAATTTGTCAATAAAAAAAAGCCGCCCGGAGCAGCAAATTTTTTCCGGGCCGGCGGGCAGCGGCGGTGCACTGGCGAACACCGGCGAATAACGGCACCGGGTAAGCATGGTGGTGCCGTCACCGGTG
This window harbors:
- a CDS encoding ankyrin repeat domain-containing protein, with amino-acid sequence MDCAKNPEFARAALAQMNMSYDSETFLKCVEEGNTAAVKLFLAAGMPLDARTKYDATAFMLAAHNGHREILELLLDAGVNVNAASEDGVTPLMAAAHQGHTAVVKLLLARGAGVHATSNSGLTALLLAQDNGNPEVIRLLRDAGAGK
- a CDS encoding phosphatidylserine decarboxylase family protein, which gives rise to MLARECIPYLALLALLSLILYILKPLLAIPPLLVLLFVIFFFRNPPRQITPNANHILSAADGTVQSIQEIQEDTFIKGRAIKISVFLSLFNVHINRSPLSGRITYTSYRPGKYLPAFKSHASEINERNTLGIENEYTKVLVHQITGFVARRIVFYNRKGDYLEQGQVFGLIKFGSCTEIIVPASTQITVQTGQKVQAGITVIGVVKK
- a CDS encoding iron-sulfur cluster assembly scaffold protein; amino-acid sequence: MSVLEYNELTLDHFENPRNVGVVENNNGYGKVGEAGCGDICEITLRIEKDVIEDIKFRVYGCAGAIATSSVVTEMTRGKDINYALQLNDDDVVEYLGGLPEKKKHCSLLAIKAVHQAIYDYLLNRRLRERKINTREEFDQINNEIMQEIIARSNRA
- a CDS encoding AbrB/MazE/SpoVT family DNA-binding domain-containing protein, which codes for MQAEMVKLTSKGQLTLPKEYRDKLRLDKGSNLAVTIKGDTLLLKKVYDIAPLSENDPVWDMVGIFEDCSRAAAVSVEHDRCVADGELG
- the pssA gene encoding CDP-diacylglycerol--serine O-phosphatidyltransferase, which codes for MINDNDNSPITQLPNALTLCNITMGLSSIITASFGNFTLAGLLIIIGAIFDRLDGHVARKYRVTSEMGKQLDSLADVITFGLAPAISIFLLSFTDTIVLGFFMTVIFVTCGAYRLARFNILNYQDVFVGMPITAAGFLLALLTLFQTQMVIIHPYLTAVGMLLLSYLMVCKREIKKV
- a CDS encoding type II toxin-antitoxin system VapC family toxin, whose protein sequence is MEKILVDSGAIFALLCRDDQNHRAAVAVLRKMQSRRALPVLTNYILAETHALLAARLGADAARMWVRSNIWPVEQAARADEKRAMEILLSGRGGECTLTDAVSFAVMERLEMDTAFTFDMNFTSYGFKTAVPA
- the uvrB gene encoding excinuclease ABC subunit UvrB, coding for MQFELKSSYEPRGDQPRAINELVEGLGDGLKHQTLLGVTGSGKTYTMAQVIQRVQRPALVLAHNKTLAAQLCSEFKEFFPHNAVEYFVSYYDYYQPEAYIPHTDTYIEKDSSVNDEIDKLRHSATCALFERRDVIIVASVSCIYGLGDPEQYSTLVLSLRRGKEYDRDAVLRRLVDIQYERNDVNFTRGTFRVRGDVVEIFPAGNSEQAIRVDFFGDEVERLLEFDVLTGEITGERQHVSVFPASHYTVSRERMEIAIASIEEELEQRLAELRGRDKLLEAQRLEQRTRYDIEMMREMGFCSGIENYSRHLTGRQPGQPPYTLLDYFPDDFIMFIDESHVSIPQVRAMYAGDRSRKESLVEHGFRLPSAFDNRPLTFEEFEERLGQVIYVSATPGPYELEHSGQVVEQIIRPTGLVDPELFVRPTRGQIDDLISEINRRVTRRERVLVTTLTKKMAEDLTDYLRESGIKVRYMHSEVHTIERMEIIRDLRLGTFDVLVGINLLREGLDLPEVSLVAILDADKEGYLRSERSLIQTIGRAARNVNGQVIMYADKITDSMDKAIKETERRRKLQTEYNLAHGITPQTVRKAVHEVIEATKVAETPAVYDAAIEAKKGKLSKKEIKKLLARLEKEMQEAARRLEFEQAAQLRDAIIELRGQA